One genomic segment of Penaeus monodon isolate SGIC_2016 chromosome 31, NSTDA_Pmon_1, whole genome shotgun sequence includes these proteins:
- the LOC119592877 gene encoding uncharacterized protein LOC119592877, with protein sequence MSPAIWLHDFDDYSKLAEWRRICNYRKSYIADWKFESLIVSSSIKLIRTPLSSVESKPGVIRRTSTLVGHKALCSPGMLLEEWECCDDGTRSAAICVFAVGVSAQVGPAGIVSPDGVNTQFSHDFAHDIVLVGPAGIVTKSGANRQLTHGEATLHVATAAAPFPVAQLVSHRGVVGHSGIVRLDGKNVQFTQAQAGNIVMVGPSGIVTKDGSNIQLTDDLHFVQKRDLSGHLVGASGIVTSDGQLIQFEPGVFVASAGPSGVVLSNGKNIQLNLSKINMKVLAAICVFAVGVSAQVGPAGIVSPDGVNTQFSHDFAHDIVLVGPAGIVTKSGANRQLTHGEATLHVATAPAPLPVAQLVSHRGVVGHSGIVRPDGKNVQFTHDQAGNIVLVGPSGIVTKDGSNIQLTDDLHFVQKRDTYGHLVGASGIVTKDGQLIQFEPGVFVASAGPSGVVLSNGKNIQLNL encoded by the exons ATGTCTCCGGCCATCTG GCTTCATGATTTTGATGATTACAGTAAATTGGCTGAGTGGAGAAGAATCTGTAATTATAGAAAAAGCTACATTGCGGATTGGAAGTTTGAATCACTTATCGTATCAAGCTCTATTAAGCTT ATTAGGACGCCGCTGTCCTCAGTAGAATCTAAGCCTGGTGTTATCAGAAGGACATCCACTCTGGTCGGCCACAAGGCTCTATGTAGTCCAGGAATGCTTCTTGAGGAA TGGGAGTGCTGTGACGACGGAACACGATCA GCAGCTATCTGCGTGTTCGCCGTCGGCGTAAGCGCACAGGTTGGGCCTGCAGGGATCGTGAGCCCCGATGGGGTGAACACCCAGTTCTCCCACGACTTCGCTCATGACATTGTGCTGGTTGGACCCGCTGGCATCGTGACGAAGTCTGGCGCCAACCGCCAGCTTACCCACGGAGAGGCCACCCTTCATGTTGCCACAGCAGCTGCTCCCTTCCCCGTGGCTCAGTTGGTGTCCCATCGTGGCGTGGTCGGCCACTCCGGCATCGTTCGCCTTGATGGCAAGAACGTCCAGTTCACACAGGCTCAGGCTGGCAACATCGTGATGGTTGGCCCCTCTGGCATCGTGACCAAGGACGGCTCCAACATCCAGCTGACCGACGACCTCCACTTCGTCCAGAAGCGCGATCTCTCCGGCCATCTGGTGGGAGCCTCAGGAATCGTCACCAGCGATGGCCAACTGATCCAGTTTGAACCTGGTGTATTTGTGGCCAGCGCTGGTCCCTCTGGCGTCGTTCTGTCCAACGGAAAGAACATTCAACTCAACCT GAGCAAGATCAATATGAAAGTTCTG GCAGCTATCTGCGTGTTCGCCGTCGGCGTGAGCGCACAGGTTGGGCCTGCAGGCATCGTGAGCCCCGATGGGGTGAACACCCAGTTCTCCCACGACTTCGCCCATGACATTGTGCTGGTTGGACCCGCTGGCATCGTGACGAAGTCTGGCGCCAACCGCCAGCTTACCCACGGAGAGGCCACCCTTCATGTTGCCACAGCACCTGCTCCCCTCCCCGTGGCTCAGTTGGTGTCCCATCGTGGCGTGGTTGGCCACTCTGGCATCGTTCGGCCTGATGGCAAGAACGTCCAGTTCACACACGACCAGGCTGGCAACATCGTGCTGGTTGGCCCTTCTGGCATCGTGACCAAGGACGGCTCCAACATCCAGCTGACCGACGACCTCCACTTCGTCCAGAAGCGCGATACCTATGGCCATCTGGTGGGAGCCTCAGGAATCGTCACCAAAGATGGCCAACTTATCCAGTTTGAACCTGGTGTATTTGTGGCCAGCGCTGGTCCCTCTGGCGTCGTTCTGTCCAACGGAAAGAACATTCAGCTCAACCTGTAA
- the LOC119592878 gene encoding uncharacterized protein LOC119592878: MRVLAAICVFAVGVSAQVGPAGIVSPDGVNTQFSHDFAHDIVLVGPAGIVTKSGANRQLTHGEATLHVATAAAPLPVAQLVSHRGVVGHSGIVRPDGKNVQFTQAQADNIVLVGPSGIVTKDGSNIQLTDDLHFVQKRDTYGHLVGASGIVTKDGQLIQFEPGVFVVSAGPSGVVLSNGKNIQLNLCHHMLKISKINMRVLAAICVFAVGVSAQVGPAGIVSPDGVNTQFSHDFAHDIVLVGPAGIVTKSGANRQLTHGEATLHVATAAAPLPVAQLVSHRGVVGHSGIVRPDGKNVQFTHAQAGNIVLVGPSGIVTKDGSNIQLTDDLHFVQKRDTYGHLVGASGIVTSDGQLIQFEPGVFVASAGPSGVVLSNGKNIQLNL, translated from the exons ATGAGAGTCTTG GCAGCTATCTGCGTGTTCGCCGTCGGCGTGAGCGCACAGGTTGGGCCTGCAGGCATCGTGAGCCCCGATGGGGTGAACACCCAGTTCTCCCACGACTTCGCCCATGACATTGTGCTGGTTGGACCCGCTGGCATCGTGACGAAGTCTGGCGCCAACCGCCAGCTTACCCACGGAGAGGCCACCCTTCATGTTGCCACAGCAGCTGCTCCCCTCCCCGTGGCTCAGTTGGTGTCCCATCGTGGCGTGGTTGGCCACTCTGGCATCGTTCGGCCTGATGGCAAGAACGTCCAGTTCACACAGGCTCAGGCTGACAACATCGTGCTGGTTGGCCCCTCTGGCATCGTGACCAAGGACGGCTCCAACATCCAGCTGACCGACGACCTCCACTTCGTCCAGAAGCGCGATACCTATGGCCATCTGGTGGGAGCCTCAGGAATCGTCACCAAAGATGGCCAACTGATCCAGTTTGAACCTGGTGTGTTTGTGGTCAGCGCTGGTCCCTCTGGCGTCGTTCTGTCCAACGGAAAGAACATTCAGCTCAACct TTGCCACCATATGCTTAAGATATCGAAG ATCAACATGAGAGTCTTG GCAGCTATCTGCGTGTTCGCCGTCGGCGTGAGCGCACAGGTTGGGCCTGCAGGCATCGTGAGCCCCGATGGGGTGAACACCCAGTTCTCCCACGACTTCGCCCATGACATTGTGCTGGTTGGACCCGCTGGCATCGTGACGAAGTCTGGCGCCAACCGGCAGCTTACCCACGGAGAGGCCACCCTTCATGTTGCCACAGCAGCTGCTCCCCTCCCCGTGGCTCAGTTGGTGTCCCATCGTGGCGTGGTTGGCCACTCTGGCATCGTTCGCCCTGATGGCAAGAACGTCCAGTTCACACACGCCCAGGCTGGCAACATCGTGCTGGTTGGCCCCTCTGGCATCGTGACCAAGGACGGCTCCAACATCCAGCTGACCGACGACCTCCACTTCGTCCAGAAGCGCGATACCTATGGCCATCTGGTGGGAGCCTCAGGAATCGTCACCAGCGATGGCCAACTGATCCAGTTTGAACCTGGTGTGTTTGTGGCCAGCGCTGGTCCCTCTGGCGTCGTTCTGTCCAACGGAAAGAACATTCAGCTCAAcctgtaa